Proteins from a genomic interval of Polaribacter sp. Q13:
- a CDS encoding transporter, whose translation MKNLLLKLFITFTILVSNYTQAQYTDVINSNKPGFSESPYSVGTGVYQFETNFFYKKTSIEPTFSIPESFGADLLFRTSFFLEKLELNAQFTYQKDEVTFNNIFTSQYSTSGLSKFTIGAKYLLFQPEYTDKTKEVRSWRRRHAFDKKRFIPSVAVYLGINTDVVNDLYKTESVSPKLGVLLQQNLTNQFNVIYNLYYDKIGTDFSEISYIVTATQNFSDNWSGFIEHQGIFLKHQNNLNIGAGFAYLFNKDFQMNTSARFIKEGKSQGIYAGLGISYRIDSHYDSYTDLNDNGQQIKDTPISRYNKKQNNFFSRIFSVFKKKDKKKPIRKRSRKRISTKEKKGGFLGLFGKKKKKEESEIEKLEREIKELEKEVEDD comes from the coding sequence ATGAAAAACCTTTTACTTAAACTTTTTATTACATTTACAATACTTGTATCTAACTATACACAAGCACAATATACAGATGTAATAAATTCTAACAAACCTGGTTTTTCAGAAAGCCCTTATAGTGTTGGTACAGGTGTTTATCAATTTGAAACTAATTTTTTCTACAAAAAAACAAGTATAGAGCCCACTTTTTCTATACCAGAATCTTTTGGAGCAGATTTACTTTTTAGAACAAGTTTTTTTCTTGAAAAATTAGAATTAAATGCGCAGTTCACTTACCAAAAGGACGAAGTAACGTTTAATAACATTTTTACATCACAATATTCAACTTCTGGATTGAGTAAATTTACAATCGGTGCAAAATATTTATTATTTCAACCAGAATATACCGATAAAACGAAAGAAGTAAGAAGTTGGAGAAGGCGACATGCTTTTGATAAAAAACGTTTTATCCCTTCTGTTGCTGTTTATTTGGGTATAAATACAGATGTTGTAAATGACCTTTATAAAACAGAAAGTGTATCGCCAAAATTAGGCGTTTTACTTCAACAAAATCTTACCAATCAATTTAATGTTATTTACAATCTTTACTACGATAAAATAGGTACCGATTTTTCTGAAATTTCTTATATAGTAACAGCTACCCAAAATTTTAGCGATAATTGGTCTGGTTTTATTGAGCATCAAGGCATTTTCTTAAAACATCAAAATAATCTAAATATTGGCGCAGGATTCGCTTATCTTTTTAACAAAGATTTTCAAATGAACACCTCTGCTAGATTTATTAAAGAAGGAAAGTCTCAGGGTATTTACGCAGGTTTAGGGATTTCTTATAGAATAGATAGTCATTATGATTCTTATACCGATTTAAATGACAACGGACAACAAATAAAAGACACGCCAATAAGCAGATACAACAAAAAACAAAATAATTTTTTCTCTAGAATTTTTAGTGTCTTTAAGAAAAAAGATAAGAAGAAACCCATTAGAAAAAGAAGTCGTAAAAGAATTTCTACAAAAGAGAAAAAAGGTGGTTTTTTAGGTTTGTTTGGTAAGAAAAAGAAAAAAGAAGAATCAGAAATAGAAAAATTAGAAAGAGAAATTAAAGAGTTAGAGAAAGAAGTAGAAGATGATTAG
- a CDS encoding glycosyltransferase family 4 protein has product MKVLIITYYWPPAGGSGVQRWLKFVKYLQEFGIEPVVYTVDDVNYPKEDLSLINEVPKNIEVLKQPIWEPTDLLFWKKKKPKKSGISNVSNSGILSFIRGNFFIPDPKVFWVKASVKYLQKYLDSHKIDTIISTGPPHSMHLIAQKLHRKNNIKWLADFRDPWSDLYYNKDFKQLSFAKNRNRKLEETVLKNADCVLTVSNSLKIEFAKKASRVEVVSNGFDDEVLTKSAINLDAKFSISYIGLLPKQSNPKVFFKVLSQLTLKNKDFKNDLKLNFIGDISDEVKEVISKNNLLDNSDFKGYVSHETAIEYQKKAQVLLLLIPNVEKSKGILTGKLFEYLTAKRPILAIGPEDGDLSEILKETNAGVVIDFENEEKITLEIERLYHQFKLGTLEVKSKGIERYHRKELTKELALIIKSLHS; this is encoded by the coding sequence GTGAAAGTATTAATAATTACATATTATTGGCCACCAGCAGGAGGTTCTGGAGTGCAACGTTGGTTGAAGTTTGTAAAATATTTACAAGAATTCGGAATAGAACCTGTGGTGTATACCGTTGATGATGTCAATTATCCGAAGGAAGATTTAAGCTTAATAAATGAGGTTCCAAAAAATATAGAAGTTTTAAAACAACCTATTTGGGAACCGACGGATTTACTTTTTTGGAAAAAAAAGAAACCTAAAAAAAGCGGAATTTCTAACGTTAGTAACAGCGGTATTTTATCTTTTATTAGAGGGAATTTTTTTATTCCAGATCCTAAAGTGTTTTGGGTAAAAGCATCTGTAAAATACCTTCAGAAGTATTTAGATTCTCATAAAATTGATACTATTATTTCTACGGGGCCGCCACACAGTATGCATTTAATTGCTCAGAAATTACACAGGAAAAATAATATAAAATGGCTTGCAGATTTTAGAGATCCTTGGTCAGATTTGTATTATAATAAAGATTTTAAGCAATTATCATTTGCTAAAAATAGAAATAGAAAATTAGAAGAAACTGTTTTAAAAAATGCAGATTGTGTGTTGACAGTTAGTAATTCTTTAAAAATTGAATTTGCTAAAAAAGCCAGTAGAGTAGAGGTTGTCAGCAATGGTTTTGATGATGAAGTTTTAACCAAAAGTGCAATTAATTTAGATGCTAAATTTTCCATTTCCTACATCGGGTTGTTGCCAAAACAAAGTAACCCAAAAGTGTTTTTTAAAGTTTTAAGCCAACTTACTTTAAAAAATAAAGACTTTAAGAACGATTTAAAACTGAATTTTATTGGTGATATTTCTGATGAAGTTAAAGAAGTAATATCAAAAAATAATTTACTAGATAATTCTGATTTTAAAGGATATGTTTCTCATGAGACTGCTATAGAATATCAGAAAAAAGCACAAGTATTGTTGTTGTTAATTCCGAATGTAGAAAAATCTAAAGGAATATTAACTGGAAAATTATTTGAGTATTTAACAGCAAAAAGACCCATTTTAGCGATTGGACCGGAAGATGGAGATTTATCAGAAATATTAAAAGAGACCAATGCAGGAGTTGTAATTGATTTTGAAAATGAAGAAAAAATTACCTTAGAAATAGAACGGTTATATCATCAATTTAAGCTAGGAACTTTAGAAGTGAAATCTAAAGGCATAGAAAGATATCATAGAAAAGAATTGACGAAAGAGTTAGCTTTGATTATTAAA
- a CDS encoding DUF4159 domain-containing protein → MKQILILLFIFLNFYTNAQDVAILKYNGGGDWYANPTAIPNLIDFANTNIGTHISKNPQSVTIGTEDIFNFPILFMTGHGNVLFSDEDANNLRNYLISGGFLHVSDNYGLDKYIRRELKKVFPKLEFKEIPNNHPIYSQTFKFPNGVPKIHEHNKKPAQGFGLFYEGRLVVFYDYETDLSDGWEDEIIHNDPKNIREKSLKMGANIIEFAFKN, encoded by the coding sequence ATGAAGCAAATTTTAATTCTATTATTTATATTTCTTAATTTCTATACCAACGCGCAAGATGTTGCCATTTTAAAATATAATGGTGGTGGAGATTGGTATGCAAATCCAACTGCAATTCCTAATTTAATAGACTTTGCAAACACCAATATTGGAACCCATATTTCTAAAAATCCACAATCAGTAACGATTGGTACCGAAGACATTTTTAATTTCCCTATCCTCTTTATGACCGGACACGGAAATGTTTTGTTTTCTGATGAGGATGCTAATAATTTAAGAAATTATTTAATTTCTGGCGGATTCCTGCATGTTTCAGACAATTATGGTTTAGATAAATACATCAGAAGAGAACTAAAAAAAGTCTTTCCTAAATTGGAATTCAAAGAAATTCCAAATAATCACCCTATCTACAGTCAGACTTTTAAATTCCCAAACGGTGTTCCTAAAATTCATGAGCATAATAAAAAGCCTGCACAGGGTTTTGGTCTATTTTACGAAGGAAGGTTGGTGGTTTTTTACGACTATGAAACAGATTTAAGTGATGGTTGGGAAGACGAAATTATACACAACGATCCTAAAAATATCCGTGAAAAATCCTTAAAAATGGGTGCGAACATAATTGAGTTTGCTTTTAAGAATTGA
- a CDS encoding YfhO family protein, with protein MKFTKILPYIVAVAIFALASIIYFHPLLKGQKLNQSDITQFTGMVKEINDFRADKNAEPYWTGASFSGMPAYQVSAYYPNDFVRVLDITLRFLPRPADYTFLYFLSFFVLMMALKVNWRLAIFGSLAFGFSTYLIIIFGAGHNAKAHAIAYMPLVLAGLLWVFQKRYILGFLVTGVAMALEIYTNHPQMTYYLGFSLLILGMVELINAIKEKIIPTFIKQVIVILAAVLLGVGANSSRLMAMKEYADHSTRGKSELTINPDGTKKAVTKGLDKAYITEYSYAKLETFNLFIPRFMGGGTMEKLGGDSNFYQLLEAKAGKKAAKEYSEQALTYWGDQNIVEAPAYIGAVIFFLFFLGMFLVKGRLKQWLVAATVFSILMSWGRNFDVLTNFFIDYFPLYNKFRAVSSIQIIAELSVPILGVLALKEFFSSKISSDEKRDALKKAVYVFGGLIIVGFLLAHGFSTFEGLRDAQYKQLPGLTDAIISDRKSMLLTDTLRSLFLMILSAGVLWMLLKEKLKQGVAILVLTLFILFDLISVDKKYVNETDFKSARKIDKPFIASTADKIILQDKSHYRVGNFTVNPMNDGSTSYFHQSIGGYHAAKLGRYQELFDFQIAKNNMQVLNMLNTKYFIIGNDKGEKQSQLNPDANGNAWFVEHVKIVNSANQEIQALDSLNTKTVAVYQSDPSVKDRIIFPKEIDSTASIKLLNYDVTTLTYQSKTNKEQFAVFSEIYYKDGWNAYVDGKLTPYVRVDYVLRGMTIPAGEHTIEFKFEPKVIQQGKIISLSSYALLLLITVGWFFYEKKRLKK; from the coding sequence ATGAAGTTTACTAAAATTTTACCATATATAGTTGCGGTGGCAATTTTTGCTTTGGCATCTATTATATATTTTCATCCGCTTTTAAAAGGGCAAAAACTGAATCAGTCTGATATTACTCAGTTTACCGGAATGGTAAAAGAGATTAATGATTTTAGGGCAGATAAAAATGCAGAACCTTATTGGACAGGTGCTTCTTTTAGTGGAATGCCAGCGTATCAAGTAAGTGCCTATTATCCGAATGATTTTGTAAGAGTTTTAGACATAACTTTACGTTTTTTACCAAGACCTGCAGACTATACTTTTTTGTACTTTTTAAGTTTTTTTGTATTAATGATGGCGTTGAAAGTCAATTGGAGACTGGCAATTTTTGGTTCTCTAGCCTTTGGGTTTTCAACCTATTTAATCATTATTTTTGGAGCAGGACATAATGCAAAAGCGCATGCAATTGCTTACATGCCATTGGTTTTAGCCGGATTGTTGTGGGTTTTTCAGAAACGATATATTTTAGGGTTTTTGGTAACTGGTGTAGCGATGGCTTTAGAAATTTATACCAATCATCCTCAGATGACCTATTATCTTGGGTTTTCACTATTAATTTTAGGAATGGTAGAACTTATAAACGCCATTAAAGAAAAAATTATTCCAACATTTATAAAACAAGTTATTGTAATTCTTGCAGCTGTTTTATTAGGTGTTGGCGCAAATTCTTCGCGTTTAATGGCTATGAAAGAATATGCAGACCATAGTACAAGAGGTAAGTCTGAATTAACCATCAATCCTGATGGAACCAAAAAAGCAGTGACTAAAGGTTTAGATAAAGCCTATATAACAGAATATAGTTACGCGAAATTAGAGACTTTTAATTTGTTTATTCCGCGTTTTATGGGCGGAGGAACGATGGAGAAATTAGGAGGTGATTCAAATTTTTATCAACTTTTAGAAGCGAAAGCAGGCAAAAAAGCAGCAAAGGAATATTCTGAACAAGCATTAACGTATTGGGGAGATCAAAACATTGTAGAAGCACCAGCATATATAGGAGCAGTAATATTTTTTCTGTTTTTCTTAGGGATGTTCTTAGTAAAAGGAAGACTAAAACAATGGTTAGTAGCTGCAACGGTATTTTCAATTTTAATGAGTTGGGGAAGAAATTTTGATGTTTTAACCAACTTTTTTATTGATTATTTTCCGTTATACAATAAGTTTAGAGCAGTTTCATCGATACAAATCATCGCTGAATTATCTGTGCCTATTTTAGGTGTTTTGGCTTTAAAAGAATTCTTTTCTTCTAAAATTTCTTCGGATGAAAAACGAGATGCTCTAAAAAAAGCAGTGTATGTTTTTGGAGGATTAATTATTGTAGGTTTTTTACTAGCACATGGTTTTTCAACCTTTGAAGGATTAAGAGATGCTCAATACAAGCAGTTACCTGGTTTAACAGATGCAATTATTTCTGATAGAAAATCGATGTTATTAACAGATACTTTGCGTTCATTATTTTTAATGATACTTTCTGCAGGTGTTTTATGGATGTTGTTAAAAGAGAAATTAAAACAAGGTGTAGCTATTTTAGTACTGACACTTTTTATACTGTTCGATTTAATTTCTGTTGATAAAAAGTATGTGAATGAAACCGATTTTAAATCTGCAAGAAAAATTGATAAACCATTTATAGCTTCAACAGCAGATAAAATTATATTACAAGATAAAAGTCATTATAGAGTTGGTAATTTTACGGTAAATCCAATGAATGATGGAAGTACCTCTTATTTTCATCAATCTATTGGTGGATATCATGCAGCTAAATTAGGACGTTATCAAGAATTATTCGATTTTCAAATAGCCAAAAATAACATGCAAGTTTTAAACATGTTAAACACCAAGTATTTTATTATTGGCAATGATAAAGGAGAAAAACAATCGCAATTAAACCCAGATGCCAACGGAAATGCATGGTTTGTAGAACATGTAAAAATTGTAAACTCTGCGAATCAGGAAATACAAGCGTTAGATTCTTTAAATACAAAGACGGTTGCCGTTTATCAATCCGACCCTTCTGTAAAAGATAGAATTATATTTCCTAAAGAAATTGACTCAACAGCTTCTATAAAACTTTTAAATTACGATGTTACAACGTTAACATATCAATCTAAAACAAACAAAGAACAATTTGCTGTATTTTCTGAAATCTATTATAAAGATGGTTGGAACGCTTATGTAGACGGAAAATTAACGCCATACGTACGTGTAGATTATGTGTTAAGAGGAATGACGATTCCTGCAGGAGAACATACGATAGAGTTTAAGTTTGAGCCAAAAGTAATTCAGCAAGGGAAAATCATTTCTTTATCTTCTTATGCTTTGCTACTATTGATAACCGTTGGTTGGTTCTTTTATGAAAAGAAGAGATTAAAGAAATGA
- a CDS encoding DUF4834 family protein, whose protein sequence is MGLLKTIFFIVLFYYGFKFLAKLFAPFLIKKAAETIKKKAEQQYGGGQEQKSTVSEGETVIDKKPSNQQQSRNSVGEYVDFEEID, encoded by the coding sequence ATGGGATTATTAAAAACTATTTTTTTTATTGTTCTTTTTTATTATGGTTTTAAGTTTTTAGCAAAATTGTTCGCTCCTTTTTTAATTAAAAAAGCGGCAGAAACAATTAAAAAGAAAGCAGAACAACAATATGGAGGAGGGCAAGAACAAAAAAGTACGGTTTCTGAAGGAGAAACAGTAATTGACAAAAAACCAAGTAATCAGCAACAAAGTAGAAACTCTGTTGGAGAATATGTAGATTTTGAGGAAATAGATTAA
- a CDS encoding 16S rRNA (uracil(1498)-N(3))-methyltransferase, whose product MQLFYNSEISTETTQITFDKIESKHIVRVLRKKTNDVLKITNGKGFLFDVKIILASDKKCLAEVIHFEEKPKPWNYYLHIAIAPTKLNDRIEWFLEKATEIGIDEITPIICSNSERRIVKLERFEKIIQSAMKQSLKFTLPKLNAPVKLNDFIKQDFEGKVCIAHCEEQDKNLLQSVIKPSEKTTILIGPEGDFSVEEIKKCLAKNMIPISLGESRLRTETAALVTVNTISFINQ is encoded by the coding sequence GTGCAACTATTTTATAATTCAGAAATTTCTACAGAAACCACACAAATTACGTTTGATAAAATTGAGAGCAAACATATTGTACGTGTTTTACGCAAAAAAACAAATGATGTTCTAAAAATTACCAACGGAAAAGGTTTTTTGTTTGATGTAAAAATTATTCTTGCTAGTGATAAAAAATGTTTGGCAGAAGTGATTCATTTTGAAGAAAAACCAAAACCGTGGAATTATTACCTGCATATTGCCATTGCTCCTACCAAGTTAAATGATCGAATTGAATGGTTTTTAGAAAAAGCCACAGAAATTGGTATTGATGAAATTACGCCAATTATTTGTTCTAATTCAGAACGTAGAATTGTAAAACTAGAACGTTTCGAAAAAATCATTCAGTCTGCAATGAAGCAATCTTTAAAATTTACGCTACCAAAATTAAATGCACCTGTAAAATTAAATGATTTTATTAAACAAGATTTTGAAGGCAAGGTCTGTATTGCACATTGCGAAGAACAAGACAAAAACTTGTTACAATCTGTTATAAAACCATCCGAAAAAACAACTATTTTAATTGGTCCTGAAGGTGATTTTTCTGTAGAAGAAATAAAAAAATGTTTAGCAAAAAACATGATTCCTATTTCTTTAGGCGAAAGTAGATTGCGCACAGAAACAGCTGCTTTAGTTACTGTAAACACTATTTCGTTTATCAATCAGTAA
- a CDS encoding glycosyltransferase family 4 protein, which yields MKIGMILDAPFPPDPRVENEAVSLVKAGHDVFLFCLKYADEKSSEVINGIQVKRYASNKLEYKLSALAYTFSLYHFLMGKKIHQFVKETKIDAFHIHDIRIAQAVFNVNNGFHLPVVLDLHDNMPEVMKLYPHLQKFPGKYLISPLKWKKKEKEFIGKATKVIAVSPEFLENLAQRIPSAKDKLVLVPNTIRESFYTNYTIDKTIVERYKDNFVLLYLGDTHLRRGLQTAIESLISLKESIPNIKLVIVGKNTTDVVLKQQVADLKLEEFVDFEGWQNVSLFQSYILSSAICISPLHRNLQHDVAYANKIFQYMSLAKPLLVSDATAQKRVVEKHNTGLIHKDRDVKHFSDKILMLYKDEKLRNELGQNGKEFIENEFSWEQTSKKLLHLYDNLQ from the coding sequence ATGAAAATAGGAATGATTTTGGATGCTCCGTTTCCACCAGATCCGAGAGTAGAAAACGAAGCCGTTTCTTTGGTAAAAGCAGGACATGATGTTTTTCTATTTTGTTTAAAATATGCCGATGAAAAATCGTCTGAAGTTATAAACGGAATTCAGGTTAAAAGATATGCTTCTAATAAACTAGAGTATAAATTATCCGCTTTAGCATATACCTTTTCTTTGTATCATTTTTTGATGGGAAAAAAAATTCATCAGTTTGTAAAAGAAACAAAAATTGATGCTTTTCATATTCATGATATCAGAATTGCACAGGCTGTTTTTAATGTGAATAATGGATTTCATTTACCTGTAGTTTTAGATTTGCATGATAATATGCCTGAAGTAATGAAGTTGTATCCACATCTTCAAAAGTTTCCGGGAAAGTATTTGATTTCACCATTAAAATGGAAAAAGAAAGAAAAGGAATTTATAGGAAAAGCAACTAAGGTAATTGCTGTTTCTCCAGAATTTTTAGAGAATTTAGCACAAAGAATTCCATCAGCAAAAGATAAGTTAGTACTAGTTCCGAATACGATTAGAGAATCATTTTACACCAATTATACGATTGATAAAACGATTGTAGAGAGATACAAAGACAATTTTGTACTCTTATATTTAGGCGATACACATTTAAGAAGAGGCTTACAAACAGCCATTGAATCGCTAATTTCTTTAAAGGAATCGATTCCAAATATTAAGTTGGTAATTGTAGGTAAGAATACTACAGATGTTGTTTTAAAACAACAAGTTGCCGATTTAAAATTAGAAGAATTTGTCGATTTTGAAGGTTGGCAAAATGTTTCTTTATTTCAGTCTTATATTTTATCGAGTGCTATTTGTATTTCGCCTTTGCATAGAAATTTACAACACGATGTTGCGTATGCAAATAAGATTTTTCAGTATATGAGTCTGGCAAAACCTCTTTTGGTAAGTGATGCTACCGCTCAAAAAAGAGTTGTTGAAAAACATAATACAGGCTTAATTCATAAAGATAGAGATGTTAAACATTTTTCTGATAAAATTTTAATGCTCTACAAGGATGAAAAATTAAGAAATGAATTAGGGCAAAATGGAAAAGAGTTTATAGAAAATGAATTTTCTTGGGAACAAACTTCTAAAAAACTACTACATTTATACGATAACCTACAATAG
- a CDS encoding GTP cyclohydrolase, with amino-acid sequence MITIKKMTTRKEMKQFVTFPFSLYKNNKYWVPPIIKDEVDNFDPTKNPVFENADAQFFVALRDGEIVGRVIAIINWFEVEKQQIKKMRFGWFDVIDDIEVSKVLLEKVKEIGLENKLEYIEGPIGFNNLDKTGVLVEGFDHIGTMITWYNHPYYKEHLEQLGFVKEKEYLENKFKFKNVDGVYFDRISNILKKRLKLKALDFTKTKDIMPYVDEMFEVFSASYSKLSSFVPISDSQIAFFKKKYISFINPEYIKFVVDENNKLVAFAIVMPSFSEALQKANGKLFPFGLFHLLKARKHSKDVTFYLIGVHPAYQNKGVHAIIFDQYTKTFAPLGIENCIRTPELEDNEAIKKLWENFHPVTHKRRRTYRKSIQ; translated from the coding sequence ATGATTACAATCAAAAAAATGACTACCAGAAAGGAAATGAAACAATTTGTAACATTTCCTTTTTCACTATACAAAAATAATAAGTATTGGGTTCCGCCAATTATTAAAGATGAAGTTGACAATTTTGACCCAACAAAAAACCCCGTTTTTGAGAATGCAGATGCACAATTTTTTGTTGCCCTAAGAGATGGCGAAATTGTGGGAAGAGTTATTGCCATAATCAATTGGTTTGAAGTTGAAAAACAACAAATTAAAAAAATGCGTTTTGGTTGGTTTGATGTCATTGATGATATTGAAGTTAGTAAAGTACTTTTAGAAAAAGTTAAAGAAATAGGTCTAGAAAATAAATTAGAATACATAGAAGGACCAATTGGTTTTAATAATTTAGATAAAACCGGAGTTTTAGTGGAAGGTTTTGATCATATAGGAACCATGATTACCTGGTATAATCATCCATATTATAAAGAACATTTAGAGCAATTAGGTTTTGTTAAAGAGAAAGAATATTTAGAAAACAAATTCAAGTTTAAAAATGTAGATGGTGTTTATTTTGATAGAATAAGTAACATTTTAAAAAAACGATTAAAACTTAAAGCATTAGATTTTACCAAGACTAAAGACATTATGCCTTATGTAGATGAAATGTTTGAGGTTTTTAGCGCTTCGTACTCTAAACTATCTTCTTTTGTACCAATATCTGACTCTCAGATTGCTTTTTTTAAGAAAAAATATATTTCTTTTATCAACCCAGAATATATAAAATTTGTGGTAGATGAGAACAATAAACTAGTTGCATTTGCCATTGTAATGCCTTCTTTTTCTGAAGCTTTACAAAAAGCTAACGGTAAATTATTCCCGTTTGGATTGTTCCATTTATTAAAAGCAAGAAAGCACTCTAAAGACGTTACTTTTTACTTAATTGGTGTGCATCCAGCTTATCAAAACAAAGGAGTACATGCTATTATTTTTGATCAATACACCAAGACATTTGCGCCTTTAGGTATAGAAAATTGCATTAGAACTCCTGAATTAGAAGACAACGAAGCAATAAAAAAATTATGGGAAAATTTTCATCCTGTAACACATAAAAGACGTAGAACGTATAGAAAGAGTATTCAGTAA
- a CDS encoding bile acid:sodium symporter family protein — protein MQNNIDIDDIKINFDESGLWVLNIAIAIIMFGVALGISIEDFKRLFKNPKIVFVGVLSQFILLPAATFLAILIIEPHPSFALGMMMIAACPGGNVSNFFSKMAGGNAALSVSLTAFATLICIVMTPLNLQFWGSLYEPTNKILKTVSLNPYDLFKLVSIILGIPLILGMVIKHYHSEVANKIEKVLKPLSMLVFIALIFIAFYQNLNIFIHHIHHVLFLVIFHNIFAYILGFYTAKSFKLNKKDCKTIAMETGIQNGGLGLLLIFGFFEGLGGMALLAAFWGVWDVFSGMALATYWGRKSSLKIIK, from the coding sequence ATGCAAAACAACATAGATATAGACGATATTAAAATAAACTTTGATGAAAGTGGTTTATGGGTTTTAAACATTGCTATTGCCATTATTATGTTTGGAGTTGCTTTGGGTATTTCTATAGAAGATTTTAAAAGACTTTTTAAAAATCCTAAAATAGTATTTGTGGGTGTTTTATCGCAATTTATCTTATTGCCTGCTGCTACTTTTTTAGCTATTTTAATTATAGAACCTCATCCTAGTTTTGCTTTAGGAATGATGATGATTGCCGCATGTCCTGGCGGAAATGTCTCTAACTTTTTTAGTAAGATGGCTGGTGGAAATGCTGCTTTATCCGTTAGCTTAACAGCTTTTGCCACTTTAATATGTATAGTAATGACACCTCTAAATTTACAATTTTGGGGAAGTTTATACGAACCTACCAATAAAATTTTAAAAACTGTTTCTTTAAATCCTTATGATTTATTTAAACTGGTTTCTATAATTTTAGGAATTCCTTTAATACTTGGAATGGTTATTAAACATTACCATTCGGAAGTGGCGAACAAGATAGAAAAAGTATTAAAACCGCTATCTATGTTGGTTTTTATTGCTTTAATTTTTATTGCTTTTTATCAAAATTTAAATATTTTTATTCATCATATTCACCATGTACTGTTCTTAGTAATTTTTCACAATATATTTGCCTACATTTTAGGGTTTTATACCGCAAAAAGTTTTAAATTGAATAAAAAAGATTGTAAAACAATTGCAATGGAAACAGGCATACAAAATGGAGGCTTGGGTTTATTACTTATTTTCGGTTTCTTTGAAGGTTTAGGAGGAATGGCTTTATTAGCTGCTTTTTGGGGAGTTTGGGATGTTTTTTCTGGCATGGCATTAGCAACTTATTGGGGTAGAAAATCATCTTTAAAAATTATTAAATAA